In uncultured Methanobacterium sp., a genomic segment contains:
- a CDS encoding PIG-L family deacetylase: MDGTTDYNDFPEIHSSDRILIIAPHADDESVAAAGLIKRALEQNATVEVVVMTDGSASDNKKEFSDYLKKIEDNNRTETLPNIRHMEVLNALSKIGLNQSNVIFLGYPDGGLRSMWEDNWDSKNPYQSNNTFNKLNHSIYNFTYQPNVSYSGENVNQNLEHIINDFHPNIILYPDSEDKHPDHWATGNFVRYAALETNYSGMNYTYLVHSGSNWPSPLLFTPKLSLLPPSNLDTNEQWLVLPLNQTEIDIKKNAIDSYQSQLTGSCGYLKSFVRSNELFAVDPPLKIEKINVTIYSLNDTVLSPYTILKTSDQIQDNKTDELISFHKAYNLITCEKLLSNHTTAFSSSEYLWKNNSNAAQEDNEPKVQAVLHDNQSVYIIIEDSNTTNKDLIINYHFRIYNGKNFKRVDVMGKNGHAQYMYTANNSIIPNKSPEIEYVDNKIVLKLPVDVFHDFNAIMMGVDIMRFRTRE, from the coding sequence ATGGATGGAACAACAGACTACAACGATTTCCCTGAAATCCATTCTTCTGATCGTATTTTAATTATTGCCCCACATGCTGATGATGAATCTGTAGCAGCAGCAGGATTGATTAAAAGAGCCTTAGAACAAAATGCCACAGTTGAAGTGGTGGTCATGACTGATGGCAGTGCCTCAGACAATAAGAAGGAATTTTCAGATTATCTGAAAAAAATTGAAGATAACAACCGCACTGAAACTTTGCCCAACATAAGGCACATGGAAGTTCTAAATGCTTTAAGTAAAATAGGGCTTAACCAGAGCAACGTTATTTTTCTGGGTTATCCTGATGGCGGTCTTAGATCCATGTGGGAAGATAACTGGGACTCTAAAAACCCTTATCAGAGTAATAACACCTTCAATAAGTTGAATCATTCGATATATAACTTTACTTACCAACCTAATGTTTCTTATTCTGGTGAGAATGTGAATCAGAATTTGGAACATATCATAAATGATTTCCATCCAAACATTATTCTTTATCCAGATAGTGAAGATAAGCACCCTGATCACTGGGCAACTGGTAATTTTGTAAGGTATGCAGCATTGGAAACTAATTATAGTGGTATGAATTACACATACCTTGTTCACAGTGGATCAAATTGGCCTTCTCCTCTTTTATTTACCCCTAAACTGAGCCTGTTACCCCCCTCAAATTTAGATACAAATGAACAGTGGCTAGTATTACCATTGAACCAAACTGAAATTGATATAAAAAAGAACGCGATAGATTCATATCAAAGTCAATTAACTGGCAGCTGCGGATACTTGAAATCTTTTGTCCGATCTAATGAGTTATTTGCCGTTGATCCTCCATTAAAAATAGAAAAAATTAATGTAACAATATATTCTTTAAATGATACCGTTTTATCACCATATACGATTTTAAAAACTAGTGATCAAATTCAAGACAATAAAACAGATGAACTAATCTCTTTTCACAAAGCATACAACTTAATAACATGTGAAAAACTTTTATCTAATCATACAACTGCTTTTTCCTCATCAGAATATTTATGGAAGAATAATTCAAATGCTGCTCAAGAAGACAACGAACCAAAGGTACAGGCTGTTTTACATGATAACCAGAGTGTTTATATAATTATAGAGGATTCAAACACCACGAATAAAGATCTGATTATAAATTACCATTTTCGCATTTACAATGGAAAAAATTTTAAACGAGTGGATGTGATGGGCAAGAATGGGCACGCCCAATACATGTACACTGCCAATAATAGTATTATACCAAATAAATCACCTGAAATAGAGTATGTTGATAATAAAATCGTTTTAAAACTTCCAGTAGATGTCTTTCATGATTTTAATGCAATTATGATGGGTGTTGATATCATGAGGTTCAGAACAAGAGAATAA
- a CDS encoding PRC-barrel domain-containing protein — translation MKVSDFIGMKVIDIEAKEVGKVEDLAVTIKECLVEQIFISTGSTLSKKLFAVKEDDIAAIGDYVQLKFNGEALENKVKVDKLDDLAPKESRFKNLEGKVVLAKEGMEIGKIQDMVINPSECLINNVIISMGGTFNRKQFLISSDDIAEIGDYMILKLSKEQIEQMAVD, via the coding sequence ATGAAAGTTAGCGACTTTATTGGAATGAAGGTAATCGATATTGAAGCCAAAGAAGTAGGGAAAGTAGAAGACCTGGCTGTCACAATAAAAGAATGTTTGGTTGAACAGATATTCATATCCACTGGATCTACTCTCAGTAAAAAATTGTTTGCTGTTAAAGAGGATGATATAGCGGCTATAGGAGATTATGTTCAGTTAAAATTTAATGGGGAAGCACTGGAGAATAAGGTCAAAGTGGACAAGCTCGATGATCTTGCTCCCAAAGAATCAAGATTCAAAAATTTGGAGGGAAAAGTGGTTCTTGCCAAGGAAGGTATGGAAATAGGCAAAATTCAGGACATGGTTATTAACCCTTCAGAATGTCTCATTAACAACGTAATCATTTCCATGGGCGGTACCTTCAACCGGAAACAGTTCCTGATCTCCAGTGATGATATTGCAGAAATTGGGGACTACATGATACTAAAGCTTTCCAAAGAGCAGATTGAGCAAATGGCTGTGGATTAA